A single window of Dermacentor albipictus isolate Rhodes 1998 colony chromosome 1, USDA_Dalb.pri_finalv2, whole genome shotgun sequence DNA harbors:
- the LOC135902800 gene encoding peptidyl-prolyl cis-trans isomerase NIMA-interacting 4: MPPKGKGGDSKGGSKKGKGAGEAAEASDSKGGKQAKGGTAVKVRHILCEKQSKALEALEKIKGGMKFNEVAATYSEDKARQGGDLGWMTRGSMVGPFQDAAFALPVSSLGNPVYTDPPIKTKFGYHIIMVEGKK; encoded by the exons ATGCCTCCCAAGGGAAAAGGCGGCGACTCCAAGGGAGGATCCAAGAAAGGCAAAGGCGCAGGAGAAGCAGCGGAAGCTTCGGACTCGAAAGGCGGCAAGCAGGCTAAAGGTGGAACCGCCGTTAAG GTTCGGCACATCCTGTGTGAGAAGCAGTCTAAGGCCCTGGAGGCACTCGAGAAGATCAAGGGAGGCATGAAATTCAATGAGGTGGCCGCCACCTACAGTGAGGACAAAGCTCGCCAGGGG GGCGACTTGGGCTGGATGACACGTGGATCGATGGTTGGCCCCTTCCAGGATGCGGCCTTTGCGCTGCCTGTAAGTAGCCTGGGCAATCCTGTCTACACAGACCCGCCCATAAAGACCAAGTTTGGCTACCACATCATTATGGTCGAGGGAAAGAAGTAG